Proteins from one Pristis pectinata isolate sPriPec2 chromosome 34, sPriPec2.1.pri, whole genome shotgun sequence genomic window:
- the LOC127586013 gene encoding nuclear factor 7, ovary-like — protein MASKGQDESWIEEVICPICLDFFTDPVSPECGHNFCRSCITRCWEREARNSCPECREEFQDIILRVNRALVRLAEKARNLNLNPKEKESKLHCEEHQEELKLFCETDKKLICVICRDAREHREHRFLPIKEALKTYKDQAKYSLKTLTQKILKILEVEKQQKVKISEVKGQSRCLQSHISSVFAEMHRRLSEKEQLLIRDLRKQEEKIVDKMERNLREIQENLNSIQEELSLLQEQMEQKDGFVFLKGESYQKRRIRDGLTETATSGALAVEKSIDPPSFTALWEILDDIQPVSVTLDVETACPDLEVSEDRKSVRWTRTRRDLPDSGRRFKVGESVLGSEGFTSGRHYWEVEVAGNRGWSLGVAAASVTREGSVHLSPEIGVWTIGRCGDEFYMNTSPESHLPAGHIPGRVGVYLSYESGTVSFYSADTKSHLHTFTGNKFTEKLYPFFWTGDGNWLRICSGSAPDL, from the exons ATGGCTTCGAAAGGCCAGGACGAGAGTTGGATCGAGGAGGTAAtttgtcccatctgcctggatTTCTTCACCGATCCGGTGTCCCCGGAGTGCGGACACAACTTCTGCCGCTCCTGCATCACACGGTGCTGGGAAAGGGAAGCGAGAAACTCCTGCCCGGAATGTAGAGAGGAGTTTCAGGATATAATCCTCAGAGTGAATCGGGCCTTAGTGAGACTGGCAGAGAAAGCTCGAAATTTAAACCTGAACCCAAAAGAGAAGGAAAGTAAACTTCACTGCGAGGAACATCAGGAAGAACTGAAGCTGTTTTGTGAAACTGACAAGAAACTGATCTGTGTGATTTGCAGAGATGCGCGGGAACACAGAGAGCACCGCTTCCTGCCCATTAAAGAAGCTTTGAAAACATACAAG GATCAGGCGAAATATTCCCTGAAAACACTTACACAAAAGATACTCAAAATTCTAGAAGTGGAGAAGCAACAAAAAGTGAAGATATCTGAGGTTAAG GGTCAGTCACGCTGTCTCCAgtcccacatctcatctgtctttGCTGAGATGCACAGGAGACTATCTGAGAAAGAACAACTTTTGATCAGAGATCTCAGGAAACAAGAGGAAAAGATTGTAGATAAAATGGAGAGAAATCTTCGAGAAATTCAGGAAAATTTGAATTCCATTCAGGAGGAACTCTCGTTGTTGCAGGAACAGATGGAGCAAAAAGATGGATTTGTATTTCTGAAG ggGGAATCCTATCAGAAGAGAAG GATCAGAGATGGCCTGACAGAGACAGCCACAAGTGGGGCCCTGGCTGTGGAAAAATCCATTGATCCTCCATCTTTCACAGCTTTGTGGGAAATACTTGATGACATTCAGCCTG TCTCTGTGACCCTGGATGTGGAAACGGCGTGTCCGGACCTCGAGGTGTCTGAGGATCGGAAGAGTGTAAGATGGACCCGGACCCGGAGGGATCTCCCCGACAGCGGGAGGAGGTTCAAAGTCGGAGAGTCTGTGCTGGGATCGGAGGGATTCACATCGGGGAGACattactgggaggtggaggtggcgggGAACCGGGGCTGGAGTCTGGGAGTCGCTGCAGCGTCTGTGACGAGGGAGGGAAGTGTTCACCTCTCACCGGAGATTGGAGTGTGGACCATCGGGCGGTGTGGCGATGAGTTTTATATGAACACCTCCCCcgaatcccatctccctgccggTCACATCCCCGGGAGGGTGGGAGTTTATCTCAGTTACGAGTCCGGGACAGTTTCATTTTACAGCGCGGACACCaagtcccatctccacaccttcactgGGAATAAATTCACGGAGAAACTTTATCCTTTCTTTTGGACGGGGGATGGAAACTGGCTGAGAATCTGCTCCGGTTCCGCTCCGGATCTGTAA